A single window of Solanum dulcamara chromosome 5, daSolDulc1.2, whole genome shotgun sequence DNA harbors:
- the LOC129890427 gene encoding protein TIFY 5A-like, with protein sequence MRRNCNLELSLMPPSPNNFSMEDQELENKQSQQLTIFYNGKFVVSDVTELQAKAIIHLASREMEKKTHKTPPPMSEPSSPLLQPQTGLFMKKSLQRFLQKRKNRIQTASPYHH encoded by the exons atgagaagaaattgTAATTTGGAACTCAGTCTTATGCCTCCTTCTCCTAACAACTTTTCAAT GGAGGATCAAGAATTAGAGAATAAGCAATCACAGCAGCTAACAATATTTTACAATGGAAAATTTGTGGTTTCTGATGTAACTGAACTTCAG GCTAAAGCTATAATACATCTCGCAAGTagagaaatggaaaagaaaacaCACAAGACTCCACCACCAATGTCTGAGCCATCATCACCATTATTACAACCTCAAACTGGTCTATTTATGAAGAAATCTCTACAAagatttttacaaaaaagaaaaaatagaattcaAACAGCTTCGCCATATCATCACTAG